The genomic region CATCGTCCGGGTGATGCGGGCAGAAATAGATCGCGTCCAGCGCCGCGTCGTCCGCTTCCAGCAACCCTTGCAGCCGCGCATGCACGCCCTCCAGATCCTTGAGCGTGAAGAACCCTCGGCCCACACCGGATTGATTGGTCACGACCACCAGGCGCGCGCCCGCCGCCTTGAGCCGGGAGAGGCCCGTCGTCACACCGGGCAGGAGTTTCAATTCCGCGGCGGATCTCAGATAGCCCGTATCCTCGTTCAGCGTGCCGTCCCGATCGAGAAAGACCGTCACCCCGTCGAGGAGCGGGCGCGGGCCGGACGACTCCGCCGCAACCCGAACCGGCTGCGGAACCTCCGCCATCGCGGGCGCCGCGGCGGGCCTGCGGATCAACTTGGCCGCCGCATCGTAGACCTGATCGACCGACACGCCGGTCATGCAGCGGTGATCGATGGGACATTCGCGCAGCAGGCACGGCGCGCATTCGACCGGGTGCCGTATCAAGGCATGCTCGGCGCCGTATGGCGACGTCGTCCGCCAATCGGTCGGACCGAAGACGGCGACGATCGGCACGCCGAAGGCCGAACCGATGTGCATCGGCCCCGTATCATTGGTGACCAGCACCGCGCAACGCTTGACCGCGGCCATCAGTTCCCGGATCGTCGTGGCCCCGGAGAGAATCATCGACCGGCCGGTCAAGCCGGCGGCAATGCTTCGCCCGACCGCCTCCTCGCCCTTCGCCCCGAGAATCAGCACGGCTGCGGGCTTGCCGTGGGACTCCTCCATTTTACGGGAAAGACGCTCCGCCACCTGCGTGAACCGATCGGGCAGCCACCGCTTGGCGCCCCCGTACGTGGAGCCGGGATTCACTCCGATGACCGGATCCTGCGCACCGATTCCAGCTTGCATCAGCCGCGCGGCCATCGACTGCTCTTCCTCCGGCGTGACTCGCAGCCCTGGATTAGACGGCTCACCGGACAGGCCAAGGGGCTTCAATAGATTCCAATAATAATGGACTTGATGGACCAACGTTCCGGGATCGGGAGGCGCGACCGGCTCGGTGAGCAGCATACTGCGGCCGTCTGTCGCGTAGCCGTACCGCCTGGGAATGCCGGCAAGGAAGGCGATGAACGCCGCTTCGAACGCATTCTGGAAGAGGACCGCCACGTCGAACCGCTCCCGCCGCAGGTCGCCGGCCAGCGCCCACTTGCCCGTCAATCCCGCGTGCCGGCCCCGGTCCTCGTAGACGACGAGACGATCGACGACGGGATGCGCCTGGAAGAGCTGCGCGACCGCGGGCTTGACCAGCAGAAACAGTTGCGACCCCGGCCACACGCGCTTCAAGCCCTGCAGGGCCGGCTCGCACATGACGGCGTCGCCCAGCCAGTTGGGCCCCCGAACCAGTACCTTTTTCGGTGTCCCGTCAGGCATAGGCCGTCCCCGTTCCCCCTGCCGACGCCTTCGCGATCAATTCCCGAAGTTCCCGCTCACCCGCGACGATGTCCGTCCCGAGACGGACGGCCCACCACCCGCCGTCGGAAGGAGCAAGCAGCGGGGCGAGCTTGCCCGCGTCTTTCTCGGTCGTCAGAATCAGGTCCGTCTTCGCCGCTGCGGCTTTTGCACGCACGTCTGTCACGTCCTCGCGCGTATACCGATGGTGATCGCGATAGATCATGTGTTCGACCGGCGTCATTCCCAGCCGGATCGCCAGGGCACGAAACGCAGCGGGATCCGCGATTCCGCTGCACAATACGGCCGTCTTACCACGGCACCAGTCGAGCGGCTGCGGCGACCCGTCCGCGACGGACACCAGCGTCTCCGGGCGAAAGACCGCCTGCGCGATGGGGACGCCGGGGATGATCGGCTGGAGCAGATCCGCAATCGCCGCCGCCTGCTCCGGACGGTCGGCCTTCGTCACGACGATCATGGACGCGCGGGCCGCCGCACCGATCGGCTCGCGGAGCCGGCCGGCCGGAAACACCGCGCGCAGGCCCTCGAAGTCCGTCGCATCGACGAGCAGCAGATCCACGTCGCGCTGGACGGCAAGATGCTGAAATCCGTCGTCGAGCAGGACGTAATCGACGGGAAATTGGTCCAGGACCCACCGGCCGAGCGCATAGCGGTCGGCGCCGACCGCCACGACCGCGGTGGGACAACGCCGTGCCATCAAATACGGTTCGTCCCCCGCCTCGTCCGGAGTCCCCAACACCTTCGCGCCGTTCGAGACGATCAGCCGCGGAGCCGCTCCGCCCCGCCGGTACCCACGGCTCAAGATCGCGACCCGTTTACCTTCTCTCGACAGTCCTTCGGCCAAACGGATGACGAATGGCGTCTTGCCTGTACCGCCGACCGTCAGGTTGCCGACGCTCACCACCGGCACGGGCAATTTCCGTCTCGCCAGCCACCCGCGCCGGTATGACGTCGCGCGAATCCGGCCGGCCAGGCCGTAGAGCCAACCGGCCCAGAGCAGCCACCACCGCACCTGTGACCCTGGCGTGAACACAATCCGGTTATCGTCCGGCCATCAGCGGAAGCGAATCGGGAGCCGGCGCCGGCCTGCGAGTCCCGACCGCGGCGCGCAGCACGTCGTCCACCGCATCGACCGTGGCCTTCAGCGCGCCCCGATTCTGTTCGACGACGGAGCGGGCGGCGACCCCGATGCGCGCTCCTTCGTCCGGCCGATCGAGAAGTTCCCCGATCCTTTTGGCCAGCTCTTCGCCGGTCACGCGAACGCCTCCGCCCGCCTGCAACAAAAACCCGGCGATTTCTGCACAATGGTCCGTATAGGGACCGAAGAGCACCGGCTTGCCCCACAAAGCCGGTTCGAGCAAGTTGTGGCCTCCCACCGGCACGAGCGTGCCGCCGACGAATGCGACCACGGCTTCCCGATACAGCGTCGCCAATTCACCCCGGGAGTCCAGCAGGATGACGCGCGGCCCCGACCAGGTCTCGTTCCGGTCCGCCTTCATGGCGGTCCGCCGCCGCACCGACACTCCTCGCGCGCGCACCATCGCCTCCACCTGTTCGGCCCGTTCGATATGTCTGGGGGCCAGAAGCAACAGCAGCGAGGGATGGTGCTCAGCGAGGGACCGGTAGGCGTCCACGAGCGCTTCCTCCTCACCCGGATGCGTGCTCCCGGCGACGATCAACTGCTCACCGTCCCGCAATCCCAGGCTCGAGCGGACCGACCGGCTGTCCACCGACTCGGGAGCGGGCTGGTCGAACTTGATGTTTCCGGTGCGCTTCACCACTTTGGCATCCGCTCCGAGCGCGATGATGCGTTCCGCATCCCGGTCCGACTGCATCAGGCAGAGGCTCAGTGTTTCGAGCATCGAGCGGTAGAACGAGCGCACCGGCTCCCACTGCTGGCGGGCGAAGGACCGGCTCGAGAGCCGCCCGTTGACCAGCACCGTGGGAATACCGGACCGGTGCAGGCTGCGCAACAGATTGGGCCAGAGTTCCGTTTCCACGAACAGATACAGCACCGGACGCAAGTGCCGGATCATGCACGAGACCACCCACGGAAAATCGAGCGGCGCATAACAGTGCTCGGCCACTCCGCGCAGCCGCTGTTCCACCGCCTCCCGGCCGGTCTCGGTGACGGTCGAAACGGCAAAGCGGTAGTCGGGATGCCGGCGGTGCAGTTCCTTCACGAGCGGCGTCACCGCGACGACTTCGCCGAGTGAAACCGCATGGATCCAGACGAGCGGCCGTTCGTCGGGACGGATCGGCGGTCGAGCGAATCCGAAACGCTGAGGCAGCCCGCGGCGGCAACGTTTCTTGGCCAGCAACAGGCAGAGGATGACGGGCGTCGCGAGCAGGAGCACGGCATTATAGAGGAAGTACCACATGGCAGTCTGGACAGGTCTCCGATCAGGCTGAGCCCCAATCGGCGCGCTCACGGTCCCGCTCACGATCCGTGTGGCCGCGGCGTCATTATATCGTCCGCTTCGGCGGTGAGCCGGTTCAGCGCGTCTTCCAGCTCCACCCGCTTCGCTTCAAGCTCTTCGGGGCCGGCCGTACGCGGAACGATGAGCGGGCTGCCCCAAAGAAACAACCCGCGCGAGCCGGGCCATGGCACCATGAACCGATCCCAGCTCGCGAAGAGTTTTTTTTTGAGCAGGCCGCCGCAATCGGCACGATCGGCAGCCCCGTCGCCCTGGCCAACTGGATCACGCCGATCTTCGCCACCCGCGCCGGGCCTTTCGGCCCGTCCGGCGTCACGACCAGATCGAGCCCGGAATGGCCCAGACGGATCAACTCGCGCAGCGCTTCCACGCCGCCCCTGGTGCTCGAGCCCCTCACGGCAAGAAAACCGAAGCGCTCGACGATGCGCGCGATGATCTCCCCGTCCTGATGCTGGCTGATGAGCACGTAGGCCCGCTCGCCGCGGTAGGCGAACGGCATCAACAGCTGGCGCGCATGCCAGAACACGAAGATGGCGCGCTTGCCTTCCCGGTACAGATCGTCGGCAACTTCATGCCCTTTGCTCTCGATGCGCATGGACCGGCCGAGACAACGGATGATCCAAGCGCCGACCGGCGGCAGCACCGACAGTTTCACCCAGCGCTCGAGTCGTTTACCCGCGGTGCCGCTCATTGGGACACGTCCTGGAACTGCATCGCGTGCAGCCGTTGATAGTGGCCTCCGTGGCGCAGCAGTTCTTCATGGGTGCCGACCTCGACGATCCTGCCCCGGCTGAGCACGACGATACGGTCCGCGCGCTGGATAGTGGACAGCCGGTGCGCGATCACGACGGTCGTGCGGTTTTGCATGAGGTTCGTGAGGGCGAGTTGGACGACGCGCTCCGATTCCGTGTCGAGGGCGGACGTCGCCTCGTCCAGAATCAACAAGGGAGGATCTCTGAGAATCGCGCGGGCGATGGCCAGCCGCTGCCGCTCGCCGCCCGAGAGCTTGACGCCTTTCTCTCCGACCACCGTGCGATAACTCTGCGGCAGCCGCTCGATGAAATCGTGGGCGTAGGCCTGCCTGGCCGCCTGCTCGATCTGCTCGTCGGTGGCGTCCCGCCGGCCGAACGCGATGTTGGCGCGGACGGAATCGTCGAACAGGACGACGTCCTGCGACACGATGCCGATCTGCGCGCGAAGCGACGCCAGCGTGTAGGACTGGATGTCGATGCCGTCGATGAGGATGTGGCCGGCCGTGGGTTCATAGAAGCGGGGCAGCAGATTCACGAGCGTGGTCTTGCCGCTCCCGCTGCTGCCGACGATGGCGACCATCTCACCGGCGCGGATGGTCAGGTCGATGCCGTTGAGAGCCGGCACGCTCTGGCTCTCGTAATGGAACGTCACGTCCTGATACGCGACCGACTGGCCGATCGGCGGCAGCACGAGACTCCCGCGCTCGATTTCCTGTTCGGTTTTGAGATCGATGACGCCGAAGACCCGCTCGGCCGCCGCCAGCGCCTGCTGAATCGTATTGTTGGACCCGGACAACCTCCGGATCGGCGTGTAGGCCATGAACATCGCCGTCAGAAAGGAAAAGAACGACCCGGGCGTCATGGCGCCGTTGATGACGAGATAGCCGCCATACCAGACGATGGCCGCGACGCCGACCACGCCGATCACTTCCATGTGCGACGAGCCGAGCGACGACACCTGGATGGCCTTCATCGTCGTGTTCAGGAACGCCCGGTTGCTGTCCTTGAACCGTTGCGCCTCCGCCTCTTCACGACCGTAGGCCTTCACCATGCGGATGCCGGCCAGCGTCTCCTGCAGCGTGGAGGCCATGTCGCCCATCCGCTCTTGCCCGCTGGCCGCGAGCGCGCGCAACCGCTTGCCCATGCGCACCGTGGTCACGACGGCGAGCGGAATGACGACGATCGACAGCCCCGCAAGCTGCCAATTCTGATAGAAGATCACGCCGAGCATGGCGAGGAAGGTGAGCCCCTGCTGGAAGATATCCTTTAGAACACCGGCCACCGCGTTGGCCATGAGCGTGACGTCGTTGACGACGCGCGAGACGAGCCGACCGGACGTATTCGCATCGTGATAGCCGACCGGCAGGCGGATCATCTTCCCGAAGAGTTCCTGGCGGATGTCGGTGATGACCTGGTTGCCGACATAGTTCATGAGGTAGTTCTGGCCGTAGTTGAACGCGCTCTTGAGGACCGACACGATGAAGAGCGCGAGCGGCAACGCGAGCAGAAGCCCCTCGTTCTTGTTGATGAAGATCTCGTCCAGCACCGGTTTCACCAGCCAGGCGTAGGCGCCGGAAAACACCGCCACGAGGGCGGAACAGACGAACGCCGCGACCAGCCGCAGCCGGTACGGCTTGAGATACCGGACCAATCGCATGAACCGGTCTAGACCCGACATTCGTCCAATACCACCTGGGCGGCCCGTCTGGACGCGCCCGGTTCTCCCAACGTGAGCCGCACCTGCTGCAGATTGTCTTTCATATCGTCATACGCCCGCCGGTCGTTCAGCAGCCGTTCCGTTTGCGCGATCAACCGTTCGGCCGTCGCGTCGCCCTGAATGAGTTCCGGGACTACCGAACTGCCGGCAATGAGATTGACCAGCCCGATCCACTTGACCTTGATCAGGCAGCGCGCCACCACATACGTGGGCAGCGTGGTCTTGTACAACAGTACCATCGGCGTGCCAACCACGGCCGCCTGCAGAGTCGCGGTGCCGGAGGCGATCCATAATATATCCGAAGCGGCCATCACTTCGCTGGCCTGGTCCCGCACGAGCACCACCGGGACAGGACTGCCGTGCAGCTGTTCCCGGATCAGCGCATCTTTGATCGACGGCGCCTGCGCCAGAATGAACTGAGTCTTCGGATAGCGGGCGAGAAAATCGGCGGCCGCCTTCAAGAGCACCGGCATGAGCAGTTCGACTTCGGCGACCCGGCTGCCCGGCAGGAGCCCCACCACCGGCGCCTCCGGGTCGAGGCCGAACCGGCGGCGCAACGCCGGTCGGTCGTAACGGGGCGCCACCGCATCCAGCAGCGGATGCCCCACGTAGGTGCAGGGGACGCCGGCACGGCGGTAGATCTCCTGCTCGAACGGCAGGATCACCACGACATGATTGACGCGCCGCTGAATCCATTTGATCCGGCGCGGCCGCCAGGCCCAGATCTGAGGGGCAATATAATAGAGCACCTTCTGCTTGGCGGCCCTGGCCACCCGCGCGAAATGAAGGTTCAAGGCGGGATTGTCGATCAACACGACCAGATCCCAGGGTTCGGAGCGTAACACGCGTCTGATCGCGCGGATCCGCTGGACAAGGGCCCGCACTGCCGAGAGGCCGATCAGACCCACCAGGTCCAGCTGCGGCACTCCCGGAATCAGGGCGACTCCCGCGGCCTTCATGCCGTTACCGCCGATGCCGACCAGCTGGGCCGAGGGATCCAGGGAAAGGATTTCTCTCGCCAGATTGGCTCCGTGCAGATCCCCGGAGGCTTCACCGGTTACGATCAGAATACGGGGCATGCGCCTACCACCATCGGGAACGGAGCGGCCGGCCTGACAGGCCGGCTCGATGGGCGGTCCCATATCCTACGACCGCCCTAGCTTGTCGCACCCGGCTCCTCATGGCGTTGCGTGAAGGATTCGATCGCTTTCAGGACCTGATGCGCCAACTCCAACGCGAGCGCGCCGTCTTCACCGGAGACCACAGGGCGCGCGCCGGTCCTCGCGGATTCGAGAAAGGACGTCAGCTGCA from Nitrospira japonica harbors:
- a CDS encoding 3-deoxy-D-manno-octulosonic acid transferase, with amino-acid sequence MSAPIGAQPDRRPVQTAMWYFLYNAVLLLATPVILCLLLAKKRCRRGLPQRFGFARPPIRPDERPLVWIHAVSLGEVVAVTPLVKELHRRHPDYRFAVSTVTETGREAVEQRLRGVAEHCYAPLDFPWVVSCMIRHLRPVLYLFVETELWPNLLRSLHRSGIPTVLVNGRLSSRSFARQQWEPVRSFYRSMLETLSLCLMQSDRDAERIIALGADAKVVKRTGNIKFDQPAPESVDSRSVRSSLGLRDGEQLIVAGSTHPGEEEALVDAYRSLAEHHPSLLLLLAPRHIERAEQVEAMVRARGVSVRRRTAMKADRNETWSGPRVILLDSRGELATLYREAVVAFVGGTLVPVGGHNLLEPALWGKPVLFGPYTDHCAEIAGFLLQAGGGVRVTGEELAKRIGELLDRPDEGARIGVAARSVVEQNRGALKATVDAVDDVLRAAVGTRRPAPAPDSLPLMAGR
- a CDS encoding lysophospholipid acyltransferase family protein yields the protein MSGTAGKRLERWVKLSVLPPVGAWIIRCLGRSMRIESKGHEVADDLYREGKRAIFVFWHARQLLMPFAYRGERAYVLISQHQDGEIIARIVERFGFLAVRGSSTRGGVEALRELIRLGHSGLDLVVTPDGPKGPARVAKIGVIQLARATGLPIVPIAAACSKKNSSRAGIGSWCHGPARAGCFFGAARSSFRVRPAPKSLKRSGWSWKTR
- the msbA gene encoding lipid A export permease/ATP-binding protein MsbA, with the translated sequence MSGLDRFMRLVRYLKPYRLRLVAAFVCSALVAVFSGAYAWLVKPVLDEIFINKNEGLLLALPLALFIVSVLKSAFNYGQNYLMNYVGNQVITDIRQELFGKMIRLPVGYHDANTSGRLVSRVVNDVTLMANAVAGVLKDIFQQGLTFLAMLGVIFYQNWQLAGLSIVVIPLAVVTTVRMGKRLRALAASGQERMGDMASTLQETLAGIRMVKAYGREEAEAQRFKDSNRAFLNTTMKAIQVSSLGSSHMEVIGVVGVAAIVWYGGYLVINGAMTPGSFFSFLTAMFMAYTPIRRLSGSNNTIQQALAAAERVFGVIDLKTEQEIERGSLVLPPIGQSVAYQDVTFHYESQSVPALNGIDLTIRAGEMVAIVGSSGSGKTTLVNLLPRFYEPTAGHILIDGIDIQSYTLASLRAQIGIVSQDVVLFDDSVRANIAFGRRDATDEQIEQAARQAYAHDFIERLPQSYRTVVGEKGVKLSGGERQRLAIARAILRDPPLLILDEATSALDTESERVVQLALTNLMQNRTTVVIAHRLSTIQRADRIVVLSRGRIVEVGTHEELLRHGGHYQRLHAMQFQDVSQ
- the waaF gene encoding lipopolysaccharide heptosyltransferase II, translated to MPDGTPKKVLVRGPNWLGDAVMCEPALQGLKRVWPGSQLFLLVKPAVAQLFQAHPVVDRLVVYEDRGRHAGLTGKWALAGDLRRERFDVAVLFQNAFEAAFIAFLAGIPRRYGYATDGRSMLLTEPVAPPDPGTLVHQVHYYWNLLKPLGLSGEPSNPGLRVTPEEEQSMAARLMQAGIGAQDPVIGVNPGSTYGGAKRWLPDRFTQVAERLSRKMEESHGKPAAVLILGAKGEEAVGRSIAAGLTGRSMILSGATTIRELMAAVKRCAVLVTNDTGPMHIGSAFGVPIVAVFGPTDWRTTSPYGAEHALIRHPVECAPCLLRECPIDHRCMTGVSVDQVYDAAAKLIRRPAAAPAMAEVPQPVRVAAESSGPRPLLDGVTVFLDRDGTLNEDTGYLRSAAELKLLPGVTTGLSRLKAAGARLVVVTNQSGVGRGFFTLKDLEGVHARLQGLLEADDAALDAIYFCPHHPDDGCRCRKPARGMVDRAVAELQLDLRRCYLVGDHARDIQLAHVIGAKSVLLVPGAVDEAIKAQLKTEQAMPDLIARTMIEAAEWILKDAELRADTMTQAGDRSAG
- the lpxB gene encoding lipid-A-disaccharide synthase, yielding MGPPIEPACQAGRSVPDGGRRMPRILIVTGEASGDLHGANLAREILSLDPSAQLVGIGGNGMKAAGVALIPGVPQLDLVGLIGLSAVRALVQRIRAIRRVLRSEPWDLVVLIDNPALNLHFARVARAAKQKVLYYIAPQIWAWRPRRIKWIQRRVNHVVVILPFEQEIYRRAGVPCTYVGHPLLDAVAPRYDRPALRRRFGLDPEAPVVGLLPGSRVAEVELLMPVLLKAAADFLARYPKTQFILAQAPSIKDALIREQLHGSPVPVVLVRDQASEVMAASDILWIASGTATLQAAVVGTPMVLLYKTTLPTYVVARCLIKVKWIGLVNLIAGSSVVPELIQGDATAERLIAQTERLLNDRRAYDDMKDNLQQVRLTLGEPGASRRAAQVVLDECRV
- the lpxK gene encoding tetraacyldisaccharide 4'-kinase yields the protein MFTPGSQVRWWLLWAGWLYGLAGRIRATSYRRGWLARRKLPVPVVSVGNLTVGGTGKTPFVIRLAEGLSREGKRVAILSRGYRRGGAAPRLIVSNGAKVLGTPDEAGDEPYLMARRCPTAVVAVGADRYALGRWVLDQFPVDYVLLDDGFQHLAVQRDVDLLLVDATDFEGLRAVFPAGRLREPIGAAARASMIVVTKADRPEQAAAIADLLQPIIPGVPIAQAVFRPETLVSVADGSPQPLDWCRGKTAVLCSGIADPAAFRALAIRLGMTPVEHMIYRDHHRYTREDVTDVRAKAAAAKTDLILTTEKDAGKLAPLLAPSDGGWWAVRLGTDIVAGERELRELIAKASAGGTGTAYA